A single Arachidicoccus sp. BS20 DNA region contains:
- a CDS encoding porin family protein — MPKKFNNMDNEEFDKLFRQSAEDFTPPSAPEGAWDNFYENKLSDKKKKKGWLLTNIERLLSPFIVPKLSWQFATTGVLIIVAGIWLSMNNTTNLHQAVQTQKIIAEGPKQQLQIEQDNDTGVLNENDDHSNIVAENGIYTAKRNNKSSSQEIFRQVSIVPNTNKNSNIIYNLPEKSGLIKMNTDIYNNVISGRKNSIDSINTRRYVLDNNPNKTINKQPAQQPDLKGFFAVDDDENTKNHNDARWQVGVVGGSNVSVIHGNVSGNPGLNTGVMVQRRINESRLSVEAGIVRESMAYDVDNADFHPNGKTISSEVSNINGTCTMVDVPVNIRYDVVHTKKSNAFVSTGVSTTWMANQNYTYQYTADNGNTTQVSRDVSGQGKNVYAVTNVSIGFEQHFKNTSVQVAPYVKIPLGGIGYGNMNLGSVGAQISIKKSF, encoded by the coding sequence ATGCCGAAAAAGTTTAACAATATGGACAACGAAGAGTTTGACAAACTCTTTCGACAATCTGCAGAAGATTTTACTCCGCCTTCCGCTCCCGAAGGTGCATGGGACAATTTTTATGAAAATAAATTATCGGACAAAAAGAAAAAGAAAGGATGGCTACTGACAAATATTGAAAGGTTGTTATCGCCATTTATAGTACCTAAATTATCGTGGCAGTTTGCTACCACAGGCGTACTCATTATCGTCGCAGGTATCTGGTTGTCAATGAATAATACAACAAATCTGCATCAAGCTGTTCAAACACAAAAAATCATTGCCGAAGGTCCAAAACAGCAACTTCAAATTGAACAAGACAACGACACAGGAGTTTTAAATGAAAATGATGACCATTCCAATATAGTTGCCGAAAATGGTATATACACAGCAAAGCGAAATAACAAAAGTTCTTCACAAGAAATTTTCCGTCAGGTATCAATTGTTCCAAATACAAATAAAAACAGCAATATCATATATAATCTTCCCGAAAAATCCGGGCTGATTAAGATGAACACCGACATATATAATAATGTAATATCCGGCAGAAAAAATTCAATTGACAGTATTAATACAAGAAGATACGTTCTTGACAATAATCCAAATAAAACTATAAATAAACAGCCTGCACAACAACCGGATTTAAAAGGTTTTTTTGCAGTAGATGATGATGAAAACACCAAAAATCACAATGATGCGAGATGGCAGGTAGGCGTTGTTGGCGGCTCTAATGTAAGCGTTATACACGGCAATGTTTCGGGCAATCCCGGATTGAATACCGGCGTTATGGTTCAACGCCGGATTAATGAATCTCGTTTGTCGGTAGAAGCCGGTATTGTAAGGGAATCTATGGCTTATGATGTGGACAATGCAGATTTTCATCCAAACGGGAAAACTATTTCGTCTGAAGTCTCGAATATCAATGGGACCTGCACCATGGTTGATGTCCCTGTGAATATCCGTTACGATGTAGTTCATACAAAAAAGAGCAATGCTTTCGTAAGCACAGGTGTTTCTACGACGTGGATGGCAAATCAAAATTATACATATCAATATACAGCAGATAATGGCAACACAACACAAGTAAGCAGAGACGTGAGCGGACAAGGCAAAAACGTATATGCGGTTACTAATGTTTCAATAGGTTTTGAACAACATTTTAAGAATACTTCCGTGCAGGTAGCTCCTTACGTAAAAATTCCTTTGGGCGGCATAGGATATGGTAATATGAATTTGGGAAGTGTAGGCGCACAAATTTCTATTAAGAAAAGTTTCTAA
- a CDS encoding DUF5777 family beta-barrel protein, whose amino-acid sequence MIKKLSIFILSAIALVHHSYAQDTTSNNLMSLLNDSISSQEAADNKVTSIFKGTQIVDLPTVEQPGKRNLQVLIMHRFGRLNNGAYQFFGLDNASIRLALDYGLTDRLAVGIGRSSLDKVFDASFKYKIAYQRKKKMPVAISFYGLATTQTLRYTDKPYLNFKYRTAYTSQLLIARKFTEALSLEAAPAWIHYNLVPTPQDKNNIFVMSVGGRMKITKRMSIDAEYNYLPNNSLPSEGVHSSLSAALEIETGGHVFQFVFSNAQGMIGPYYLTQSTGTWGKGDIYFGFNISRAFGWSKHGKKKKG is encoded by the coding sequence ATGATTAAGAAACTTAGCATATTCATATTATCGGCAATTGCATTGGTGCATCATTCTTATGCGCAAGATACAACAAGCAACAACCTGATGAGCCTGTTAAACGATTCCATTTCATCTCAGGAAGCGGCGGACAATAAAGTTACTTCTATATTTAAAGGCACACAAATAGTGGATCTTCCAACCGTGGAGCAACCCGGCAAAAGAAACCTGCAAGTATTGATTATGCACCGCTTCGGTCGCCTGAATAACGGCGCATATCAATTCTTCGGGTTGGACAACGCATCTATACGTTTAGCATTGGATTACGGACTTACAGACAGGCTTGCAGTAGGCATCGGCAGGAGTTCTCTTGATAAAGTATTTGACGCTTCGTTCAAATATAAAATAGCTTATCAGCGCAAAAAGAAAATGCCTGTTGCCATCAGCTTCTACGGTTTGGCAACCACACAAACCTTGCGCTATACCGATAAGCCATACTTAAACTTCAAGTATCGTACCGCTTATACATCACAGTTGTTAATCGCTCGAAAATTTACGGAAGCGTTGTCTCTGGAAGCCGCACCTGCGTGGATACATTATAATCTTGTACCTACTCCGCAAGACAAGAACAATATTTTTGTAATGAGTGTGGGCGGCAGAATGAAAATCACGAAAAGAATGAGCATCGATGCAGAATATAATTATCTGCCCAATAACTCTTTGCCGTCCGAAGGGGTACATTCTTCATTAAGCGCCGCCCTTGAAATTGAAACGGGCGGGCACGTATTCCAGTTTGTATTCAGCAATGCACAGGGAATGATAGGACCTTATTACCTCACACAATCAACAGGCACCTGGGGCAAAGGCGATATTTATTTTGGATTCAATATATCGCGCGCATTCGGCTGGAGCAAGCATGGTAAGAAGAAAAAGGGCTAA
- a CDS encoding OB-fold protein, translating to MKRKKAIFSVVAILCAIGIAGGIWGWMAYHKARPTLDSVKADVQINAAKLYNDFSTNEQNADKLYLNKVVEVSGVVASVQQDSSSASVQLTAGDGAMGGINCDMRSTENLPKKGDSVHIKGRCTGYLMDVSLVDAVNISK from the coding sequence ATGAAACGAAAAAAAGCGATTTTTTCCGTAGTGGCAATTCTTTGCGCTATCGGGATTGCAGGCGGCATTTGGGGCTGGATGGCTTATCACAAAGCAAGACCCACGCTCGATTCCGTTAAAGCAGATGTACAAATCAATGCAGCGAAATTGTACAACGACTTTAGTACAAATGAACAAAACGCCGATAAACTTTATCTGAATAAAGTCGTGGAAGTCAGCGGTGTCGTGGCTTCCGTGCAACAGGACAGCAGTTCCGCATCGGTACAATTAACGGCAGGCGACGGCGCCATGGGCGGCATCAACTGCGATATGCGAAGTACAGAAAACCTGCCGAAAAAAGGCGACAGCGTACACATCAAAGGCAGATGCACAGGCTATTTGATGGATGTGAGTCTTGTAGATGCAGTCAATATTTCTAAATAA
- a CDS encoding YceI family protein yields MKKIILCLLIIPVSYTLKAQKFFTRNGEVSFYSKAPAETIQAENKQVLAIIDVSTKQVAFNLLTKGFLFQKQLMQDHFNEEVIESDKYPKASFTGKITDAVDLTKAGKYHVHITGQLTMHGVAKPVTTEADIEVASGELKATSSFKVAYEDYKITMPSLLKNNVAKTIAISVNIDCKPMNK; encoded by the coding sequence ATGAAAAAAATAATCTTATGCTTACTTATCATTCCCGTAAGCTATACGCTAAAAGCACAAAAGTTTTTTACACGAAACGGAGAAGTAAGTTTTTATTCAAAAGCGCCTGCGGAAACCATTCAGGCAGAGAACAAGCAAGTACTTGCCATCATTGATGTATCTACAAAACAAGTTGCCTTTAATCTTTTGACAAAAGGATTTTTGTTTCAAAAACAATTGATGCAAGACCACTTCAACGAAGAAGTAATAGAAAGTGATAAATACCCGAAAGCAAGTTTCACGGGAAAAATTACCGATGCTGTTGATTTAACCAAAGCCGGCAAATACCACGTACACATTACGGGACAACTGACCATGCACGGCGTAGCGAAACCCGTAACAACAGAAGCCGATATTGAAGTTGCTTCGGGCGAATTAAAAGCAACCTCTTCCTTCAAGGTTGCTTATGAAGATTATAAAATCACAATGCCTTCTTTGCTGAAAAATAATGTGGCTAAAACAATAGCCATTTCGGTAAACATCGATTGTAAACCCATGAATAAATAA